Proteins from one Mucilaginibacter jinjuensis genomic window:
- the dapA gene encoding 4-hydroxy-tetrahydrodipicolinate synthase gives MNKFYGTGVAMVTPFDGSGQVDYPALKKLIDHLIEGGIDYLVSLGTTGESATLNKDEKKKVWAYTAEVNNGRVPLVAGIGGNNTAEVVEEIKNFDTTGYDAILSASPNYNKPTQQGIYLHYKAIAEAAPLPIILYNVPSRTGSNIAADTTVKLAKEFKNIIAIKEASGNFDQLNHIMRDKPEEFLMISGDDPISFPMIAMGAVGVISVVGNALPKQFSTMIDLCLEGKFKEAQHGHFDLIEFTRLMFVDGSPAGVKTALKEIGVCGDTVRLPLVQVNEDIKGKIIEETKRIVNA, from the coding sequence TCGACCACCTGATTGAGGGTGGCATCGATTACTTAGTTTCATTAGGTACAACCGGCGAAAGCGCCACTTTAAATAAGGACGAGAAGAAGAAGGTTTGGGCATACACTGCCGAAGTTAACAATGGCCGTGTGCCATTGGTTGCCGGCATTGGCGGCAATAACACAGCCGAAGTTGTTGAAGAGATTAAAAACTTCGATACCACCGGCTACGATGCCATTTTATCGGCCAGCCCTAATTATAATAAGCCAACACAACAAGGTATTTATCTGCACTATAAAGCTATTGCTGAGGCTGCACCCCTACCTATTATTTTGTATAATGTACCAAGCCGTACCGGCAGCAACATTGCCGCTGATACTACCGTAAAGCTGGCTAAAGAATTCAAAAACATCATTGCTATCAAAGAAGCTTCTGGTAACTTCGATCAGCTGAACCATATTATGCGTGATAAGCCGGAGGAATTTTTGATGATCTCTGGCGATGACCCGATCTCGTTCCCGATGATTGCTATGGGTGCTGTGGGTGTAATTTCTGTTGTAGGTAATGCTTTGCCTAAACAGTTTTCAACCATGATTGACCTTTGCCTCGAAGGTAAGTTCAAAGAAGCCCAGCATGGCCATTTCGACCTGATTGAATTTACCCGCTTAATGTTTGTTGACGGCAGCCCTGCTGGTGTTAAAACTGCATTAAAAGAGATTGGTGTTTGTGGTGATACGGTACGTTTGCCATTGGTGCAGGTTAATGAGGATATTAAGGGAAAGATTATTGAAGAGACGAAGAGAATAGTTAACGCTTAA
- a CDS encoding CsbD family protein — protein sequence MDKLELKGGWNELKGKIKQAYGDLTDDDLIHEEGKDDELLGKLQQKTGKGRDELVKWINSL from the coding sequence ATGGACAAGTTAGAATTAAAAGGCGGTTGGAACGAGCTGAAAGGCAAGATCAAGCAAGCCTATGGTGATTTAACCGACGACGATTTGATACACGAAGAAGGCAAGGACGACGAACTGTTAGGCAAACTTCAACAAAAAACCGGCAAAGGCCGCGATGAGTTGGTGAAGTGGATCAATAGTTTGTAA
- a CDS encoding DUF433 domain-containing protein has translation MNYTEYIEINPEKRFGKPCVIGTRISVYDVLSWMAEGMSISDIIDDFPELNEMQIKACLAY, from the coding sequence ATGAACTACACAGAATATATTGAAATTAATCCCGAAAAACGCTTTGGTAAGCCCTGCGTTATCGGCACCCGTATTTCTGTATACGATGTATTGAGCTGGATGGCAGAAGGCATGTCAATCAGTGACATTATCGACGATTTTCCGGAGCTTAATGAAATGCAGATTAAAGCCTGCTTAGCTTATTAA